The nucleotide window TCCTACCATGAGGCCCGGAGAACCTTCTCCCTTCTCCGGGATTTTTCCCTCCCCCCGGGAGTCTACTTCTATGAGGAACTCTCCCTGTTCGGCCTCCTGCAGAGCATGTCGAAGCTGCCCGAGGCACGGGACGTCTGGAAGAGATTTTGGGAACCCCTGGAAAAGGATCCCTCCCAGGCCCGGAGGAGCCTGCCCCTGAAGGAACTGGCATCTATGCTCGTGTCCCGGGATTTCAACGCGAAATCCTGCGCCGAGGGGCTCCATCTCCATTACAATACCGTAAGAAATTACCTCAGGGAGATCGAGGCATTGCTGAAGGTAGACCTGAACAACCCCCACCATCGCCTCGGCATCACCCTGGGCTGCCATATCAACGGAAGTCTTGCCCGGGAACGGCCCTCCATGCCCTAGCCGCCTTTCTCCGCAGTCAGGGCACTGCATCCGGCAGGGCCTTCCGGATGCCTTCGCAGCCGGCGCACCGGCAGAGGTTGGACTAAAGCCGTTCCCGGTCCGTTTCATTGTTTGCTTCCGGGCGGGCGGCTATAAGGGAATGGGCGTTGAGCAGAAACCCCGAAGTGCAGTAGCCGCACTGGAACCCGTTGAACTCCAGGAACGCTTTTTGTACCGGGGTATCCTTCAGCCCCTCGGCGGTGGTGATCCTGTGCCCTTCCGCCTCCACGGCCAGCAGAAGGCAGGACTTCACGGGAAGGCCGTCGAGCAGGACCGTGCAGGCCCCGCAGTCTCCGTTTTCGCACCCGGCCTTGGCCCCGGTGAGGCCGAGCTCTTCCCGGAGCACCCGGAGAAGGGTGTCCGAGGGCCTGGCCGCCACAGCCCGCCGCTCACCGTTCACCAGGAGGTTCAGTTCCGTGATGCCGGACAGCCGCTTCATGAGGGGAGCACCTCCAGGGAGAGAAGTATATCCTCGAGAACCTGTACGAGAAGGGCCTTCCTGTACCCGGCCCCGGCCAGAGCGTCTTCCCTGACCCTGTGGGGAAGACTTTCCGCGACCTTCTCCGGGGGCGTGACCGCCGCCGCGGATAGGGCGACGGGATAGTCGAACACCCCGGAGAGGGCGATGTCCACCGTCTCACCATCCCGCACCGCCGCTCCGGAGCAGAGGGGGTAATCCACCCTCCCGCCCCGGACTTTCCGGGACGAGGCAAAGGGAAGGGATGCGAAGCGCTCATCCACGACGAGGGCCACGAGGAATTCTCCTTCGCCGAGCTTCAGCCGCCTGTCGAAGGCAGTTTCAAGAGCCTCCTCCCGGAGTCCCTCCGAACCGAAGACCAGGGCGACCCCGGCGGCGCACAGGAAGGGCAGGACCGCCTCCCTGTAGGGAAGGGCGCCGCAGACATTCCCGCCGAGGCTGAGGCGGTTCCGGACCGTCTTGTCCGCCACGGTCCGGGCCACGGCGGACAGCAGGGGGAACCCGCCCCGCTCAACCGCATCGGTGAGAGAACAGGCCGCGCCGAAGACGAGTCGCCCCCCGAAACACCCCAGGGCACGGCACTCCGGAACGCCCTTGAGGTCGATGACGCAGTCCGGGGAGAACGCGCCGCTTCGGGCAAGGGCGACGATCTCCGTCCCCCCCCCGTAATACGCCGGGTTCTTTCCGGCTTGTTTTTCCTCTCTCCAGGCGTCCCTGGCCTCCTCCAGGCTTTCGGGAAGTATGTAGTCGAAATCCCGGGCGATCATCGGTTTTCCTCCTTTTTTCTGAGAGCCTTCCAGATAGCCTCCGCCGTAACCGGCAGAGAGCGGAATTCCGTGCCGAAGGCCCTGGACAGGGCTCCGGCCACTGCGCCCGGAATTCCGAGGACCCCCTGCTCTCCCATGCCCCTCATGCCCAGGGGCCCCCCGTGCTGGGGTGTTTCCAGAAAGCATACATCGTACTCCGGATCCTCGCCGTACCGGGGGATCTTGTAGTGCCGCAGGGAACCGTTGAGCACCCTGCCGGAGGAAGAGAACCGGAATCCCTCGGAGCAGGAGAAACCGAGGGCCATCTCCATGGCCCCCACGGCCTGCCCCCGGGCGAGGTCCGGGTTGATCACCCGTCCCACGTCCATGGCGCAGACAGCCCGGACCACCCGGTAGGAACCGTCCCGGGGATTCCCCTCCACCTCCACCGCCTCGGCCCCAAGGGTCCACTCCAGGGCGGGGTTTCCGCCGCCCGTGGCGGGATCGATGGAGGACAGTCCGGAAGCGATGTACCGTCCCACGCCGAACACCTGTCCCTCCACCGAATTGCCCCCCGGGTAGGTGTACCCGAGCACCACGGCGGAGAGGGGAAGCCCTCTTTCAGGATCGCCTCCGTGATAGACCCGGCCTCCCCCGACCTCGAGATCACCTGGGCTGCACCGCAGAACGATGGACGCCGTGCGCCGGATTCTGTCGATGGCCATGTCCGCCGCCTCGAGGGCGGCGTTCCCCGCCATGAAGACCGACCGGCTCGCGGCGGTGGCCCAGTCATGGGGAGATCGGGACGTGTCCACCTCCGTGTGGACATGGACCATGTCCGGAGATACGCCGAACCTGTCGGCCACCATCTGGGCGATGGCGGTATGGGCCGCCTGCCCGATCTCGGCGACGCCCACCGAGAGGTTCATGGAGCCGTCCTCGTTGAAAGTGAGGATGGCCCCCGCGTCGGTGTTCGGGGGCATGGCGGGAGCCTTCCAGAAGGCACCGATCCCCTTGCCCGTGACGTTCCCCGACGGGAGGGTTCCCGAGGCTCCCTCATCCCACCGGATCATCTCCGCCGCCTTCCGGATGCACCCCGGAAGGTCCCCGGTACTCGAGTCCATGACGCTGCCCGTGGGACTCCTGTCTCCCGGCCTGATGGCGTTGCGGATCCGCAGCTCCACGGGATCGAACCCGCCTGCCGCAGCCAGGGCGTCCATGGCCCGCTCCACCGCGAAGCAGAGCTCGATGTGGCCGAATCCCCTGAAGGCCGTGGCAAAGGGGGAGTTGGTGTAGACGCAGAGGGAATCGCAGGTCACGTTCTCCACACGGTAGGGGCCGGTACAGGCGATGGCGGCCGCCCGGCTCACGTTCACCGCGTAGTCGGCAAAGGCGCCGCTGTTGAAGAGGTAGTGCAGATCCATGGCGAGAAGGTTTCCCTCCCGGTCTGCGGCTATCTTCACCGTGGCCTCCAGGCCGATGTGCCCCGGAGAAGCGGTCATGTCCAGCTCCCTGGTGTTGGCCAGCCGGACGGGCCGACCGCCCACGGCCCGGGAAAGGAGCACGGCGAGTCCTTCGAGCTGGATGCCGGCCTTGCCCCCGAAGCCTCCCCCGCAGGGCGGGGCGATGACGGTGATCTTCCCCTGGGGGATGCCGAGGAATATGCCGAGAAGATTCCGCACCACGAAGGGAGCCTGGGTGGAAGAATAGACCAGATGCCTGCCGTCGGCCCGGATGGACGCCACGGCGCACCGGGGCTCCATGGCGGCGTGGTCGCCGGGGGGGAAGGAAACGGACACTTCCGCCCTCACTGCCGCTGCGGCGAAGGCGGCGGACGGATCCCCTTTCCGGATTTTCGTCCGGTTGGCCACGTTGGTGCCCGGTTCCGGAAGAATGTCGGGAATATGGGAGTACTTCCCCATTTCCGGGTGAAGCACCGGGGCCCCATCCTTCAGAGCTTCCCGGGGGGAGAGAACC belongs to Aminivibrio sp. and includes:
- a CDS encoding (2Fe-2S)-binding protein, whose amino-acid sequence is MKRLSGITELNLLVNGERRAVAARPSDTLLRVLREELGLTGAKAGCENGDCGACTVLLDGLPVKSCLLLAVEAEGHRITTAEGLKDTPVQKAFLEFNGFQCGYCTSGFLLNAHSLIAARPEANNETDRERL
- a CDS encoding FAD binding domain-containing protein, whose product is MIARDFDYILPESLEEARDAWREEKQAGKNPAYYGGGTEIVALARSGAFSPDCVIDLKGVPECRALGCFGGRLVFGAACSLTDAVERGGFPLLSAVARTVADKTVRNRLSLGGNVCGALPYREAVLPFLCAAGVALVFGSEGLREEALETAFDRRLKLGEGEFLVALVVDERFASLPFASSRKVRGGRVDYPLCSGAAVRDGETVDIALSGVFDYPVALSAAAVTPPEKVAESLPHRVREDALAGAGYRKALLVQVLEDILLSLEVLPS
- a CDS encoding xanthine dehydrogenase family protein molybdopterin-binding subunit encodes the protein MTTNPTQGAGPSVGRPVPRADGPSKVSGELAYTGDLLFPGMLHAVLLPSPHASARIVSMDLEEAKQCPGVRAVVRGEDFPILFGLYLGDKSPLARGTVRHFGEPVAAVVADSEREALFAAGKIRVEYEPLPAVLSPREALKDGAPVLHPEMGKYSHIPDILPEPGTNVANRTKIRKGDPSAAFAAAAVRAEVSVSFPPGDHAAMEPRCAVASIRADGRHLVYSSTQAPFVVRNLLGIFLGIPQGKITVIAPPCGGGFGGKAGIQLEGLAVLLSRAVGGRPVRLANTRELDMTASPGHIGLEATVKIAADREGNLLAMDLHYLFNSGAFADYAVNVSRAAAIACTGPYRVENVTCDSLCVYTNSPFATAFRGFGHIELCFAVERAMDALAAAGGFDPVELRIRNAIRPGDRSPTGSVMDSSTGDLPGCIRKAAEMIRWDEGASGTLPSGNVTGKGIGAFWKAPAMPPNTDAGAILTFNEDGSMNLSVGVAEIGQAAHTAIAQMVADRFGVSPDMVHVHTEVDTSRSPHDWATAASRSVFMAGNAALEAADMAIDRIRRTASIVLRCSPGDLEVGGGRVYHGGDPERGLPLSAVVLGYTYPGGNSVEGQVFGVGRYIASGLSSIDPATGGGNPALEWTLGAEAVEVEGNPRDGSYRVVRAVCAMDVGRVINPDLARGQAVGAMEMALGFSCSEGFRFSSSGRVLNGSLRHYKIPRYGEDPEYDVCFLETPQHGGPLGMRGMGEQGVLGIPGAVAGALSRAFGTEFRSLPVTAEAIWKALRKKEENR